The following proteins come from a genomic window of Mariniflexile sp. TRM1-10:
- a CDS encoding DUF6882 domain-containing protein produces MKYEKYAQKAVGKLQESQPSFREKFGTENYANWFYNQSTETLRLYNDDKEIYFRYIPVGTFSLNTNTWMWAWANEDSIELEKFRTLKIKEFGEKKNYENLTNKHFNGDKYTGWELTAIAFDIIGGIGTYRVISGHLEKYFLLTEQITKEEVEKSESELIECSIHGKIRKAFICQHLNTENKIGFEEAFETYRGMKLDEDDDFQAWCTECEKVRLKTDGWNDESMKFANIKLVCERCYFEVKELNLNELKY; encoded by the coding sequence TTGAAATACGAAAAATACGCTCAAAAAGCAGTTGGCAAACTTCAAGAAAGTCAGCCTAGTTTTAGAGAAAAATTTGGTACGGAAAATTACGCAAATTGGTTTTATAATCAATCCACCGAAACATTAAGATTGTATAACGACGACAAAGAGATTTACTTCCGATATATTCCAGTTGGAACATTTTCGCTGAATACAAACACTTGGATGTGGGCTTGGGCGAATGAAGATTCTATTGAACTTGAAAAATTTAGGACATTAAAAATTAAAGAGTTTGGAGAAAAAAAGAATTACGAAAATCTGACCAATAAGCACTTTAATGGAGATAAATATACAGGTTGGGAATTAACAGCAATAGCTTTTGACATAATTGGTGGAATTGGAACATATCGAGTTATTTCTGGGCATTTAGAAAAATATTTTCTATTGACTGAACAGATAACGAAAGAAGAAGTCGAAAAAAGTGAAAGTGAATTAATTGAATGTAGTATTCACGGAAAAATAAGGAAGGCATTTATTTGCCAACATTTGAATACGGAAAACAAAATAGGGTTTGAAGAAGCATTTGAAACTTATCGTGGAATGAAATTGGATGAAGATGATGATTTTCAAGCATGGTGTACCGAATGCGAAAAAGTGCGACTAAAAACGGATGGTTGGAATGATGAATCTATGAAATTTGCTAATATTAAGTTGGTCTGTGAAAGATGTTACTTTGAAGTTAAAGAATTGAATTTGAACGAACTAAAATATTAA
- the ychF gene encoding redox-regulated ATPase YchF: MKAGIVGLPNVGKSTLFNCLSNAKAQSANFPFCTIEPNIGVVNVPDKRLEKLTELVNPVRVQPATVEIVDIAGLVKGASKGEGLGNQFLANIRETDAILHVLRCFDNDNIVHVDGSVNPIRDKETIDMELQLKDLETVDKKLEKVKRAAKTGNKEAQKEEAVLLKIKENLEAGISVRALEFTEDDYEDFVKPSQFITEKPVMYVCNVDEASAVSGNKYVDLVKEAVKDEKAEVLFLAVGTEADINELDDYEERQLFLQDIGLDEAGSAKLIRSAYKLLKQQTYFTAGVKEVRAWTIDIGATAPQAAGVIHTDFEKGFIRAEVIGYDDYVSFGSEAKVKEAGKMRVEGKNYVVKDGDVMHFLFNV; the protein is encoded by the coding sequence ATGAAAGCAGGTATTGTAGGATTGCCAAACGTAGGAAAATCAACCTTATTTAATTGTTTGTCTAATGCCAAAGCGCAAAGTGCCAACTTTCCGTTTTGTACCATAGAGCCTAATATTGGTGTGGTAAATGTTCCAGATAAACGTTTAGAAAAGCTTACGGAGTTGGTAAACCCTGTGCGTGTGCAACCCGCAACCGTAGAGATTGTTGATATTGCTGGGTTGGTAAAAGGCGCAAGTAAAGGTGAAGGTTTAGGAAACCAGTTTTTAGCCAACATCAGGGAAACGGATGCTATTTTACACGTATTGCGTTGTTTTGATAACGATAATATTGTGCATGTTGATGGGAGCGTAAACCCCATTCGCGATAAGGAAACCATCGACATGGAATTACAGCTTAAGGATTTAGAAACCGTTGATAAAAAACTTGAAAAAGTAAAACGTGCAGCCAAAACAGGTAATAAGGAGGCGCAAAAGGAAGAAGCGGTTTTATTAAAAATAAAAGAAAATTTAGAAGCAGGCATTTCGGTTCGTGCTTTAGAGTTTACAGAAGATGATTATGAGGATTTTGTAAAACCTTCGCAATTTATTACTGAAAAACCAGTGATGTATGTATGTAATGTAGATGAAGCGTCGGCAGTATCCGGTAATAAATATGTCGATTTGGTAAAAGAAGCGGTAAAAGACGAAAAAGCCGAAGTGTTATTTTTAGCTGTTGGTACCGAAGCTGATATCAATGAGTTAGACGATTATGAAGAGCGTCAGCTATTTTTACAAGATATAGGTTTGGACGAGGCAGGTTCTGCAAAATTAATAAGATCGGCCTACAAGCTTCTAAAACAACAAACATACTTTACTGCAGGTGTTAAAGAAGTACGTGCTTGGACTATTGATATTGGTGCTACGGCGCCACAGGCAGCGGGCGTTATCCATACCGATTTCGAAAAGGGTTTTATTAGAGCCGAAGTGATTGGTTATGATGATTATGTGTCTTTTGGAAGTGAAGCCAAAGTAAAAGAAGCTGGTAAAATGCGTGTTGAAGGAAAGAATTATGTGGTTAAGGATGGTGATGTGATGCATTTCCTTTTTAACGTTTAA
- a CDS encoding TerC family protein, with amino-acid sequence MIDFLLSSDAIMALLTLTFLEIILGIDNIVFISIAANKLPEHQQAKATTIGLILAMVQRIILLFFVSFLIGLKDPFYTIELSWLHIAVSWQAVILFGGGLFLIYKSTSEIHEKVEMPDHDEDALKGKKIKSLSQAIVQIMLIDFIFSIDSILTAVGMTNGLHPNHNYNLVLMIIAVVISIFVMIGFANPIRRFINEHPSMQLLGLAFLILIGFMLITEAAHLSHTKILGNTVGAIPKGYLYFAIAFSLFVEFLSFRIEKKQKKATKK; translated from the coding sequence GTGATAGATTTTTTATTATCCAGCGATGCCATAATGGCACTCTTAACACTTACTTTTTTAGAAATAATTTTAGGCATTGATAATATTGTATTCATTTCAATTGCAGCCAATAAACTACCCGAACACCAACAAGCTAAAGCAACAACCATTGGCTTGATTTTAGCTATGGTACAACGCATTATCTTGTTGTTTTTTGTTAGCTTTTTAATTGGCTTAAAAGACCCTTTCTATACTATTGAATTGTCCTGGCTTCATATCGCGGTTAGCTGGCAAGCCGTTATTTTATTTGGAGGTGGCTTGTTTTTGATTTACAAAAGCACTTCAGAGATACATGAAAAGGTTGAAATGCCCGACCACGATGAAGATGCCTTGAAAGGGAAAAAAATAAAAAGCCTCTCGCAGGCCATAGTCCAAATCATGCTAATCGATTTTATTTTTTCAATCGATTCTATTCTAACCGCAGTTGGTATGACCAATGGATTGCACCCCAATCACAACTACAATTTGGTTTTAATGATCATTGCTGTGGTTATTTCCATTTTTGTAATGATTGGGTTTGCAAACCCGATTCGTCGCTTTATTAATGAACACCCTAGTATGCAGTTATTAGGTTTGGCCTTTTTAATTCTGATTGGATTTATGTTAATTACCGAGGCTGCGCATTTATCGCACACAAAAATACTTGGAAATACCGTTGGCGCCATACCAAAAGGCTACTTGTATTTTGCCATAGCCTTTTCACTTTTTGTGGAGTTTTTAAGCTTTAGAATTGAAAAGAAACAAAAGAAGGCGACAAAAAAGTAA
- a CDS encoding DNA topoisomerase IV subunit B, producing the protein MAELTNYTEDNIRSLDWKEHIRMRPGMYIGKLGDGSSPDDGIYILLKEVLDNSIDEYVMGAGKTIEISIQGSKVTVRDYGRGIPLGKVVDVVSKMNTGGKYDSKAFKKSVGLNGVGTKAVNALSSFFRVESTRDNKSASAEFEQGNLINQELLDDTTRRKGTKVSFVPDDIIFKNYKYRNEYIVKMLKNYVYLNPGLTIVFNGEKYFSENGLKDLLSENINESDRTYPIIHLRGDDIEVAITHSKTQYSEEYHSFVNGQNTTQGGTHLNAFREALVKTIREFYGKNYDASDVRKSVVSAIAIKVMEPVFESQTKTKLGSTDMGGDLPTVRTYINDFLKTHLDNYLHKNPDAAEKIQRKILQAERERKELSGIRKLAKDRAKSASLHNKKLRDCRVHFGDTKNDRSLESTLFITEGDSASGSITKSRDVNTQAVFSLKGKPLNCYGLSKKIVYENEEFNLLQAALNIEESLEDLRYNNVVIATDADVDGMHIRLLLITFFLQFFPEVIKEGHLYILQTPLFRVRNKKETIYCYSEEERRDAIEKLKPKPEITRFKGLGEISPDEFVHFIGENIRLDPVMLDDNMSIEDLLSFYMGKNTPTRQEFIIDNLKVELDIIEDN; encoded by the coding sequence ATGGCTGAATTAACCAATTACACCGAAGATAATATACGTTCACTAGACTGGAAAGAGCATATTCGTATGCGCCCAGGGATGTATATTGGTAAATTGGGTGATGGCTCTTCACCAGATGATGGTATTTACATTCTTCTAAAAGAGGTTTTAGACAACTCTATTGATGAGTATGTGATGGGAGCAGGAAAGACCATCGAGATTTCCATTCAAGGTAGTAAAGTAACCGTTAGGGATTACGGTCGTGGTATTCCGTTAGGAAAAGTGGTAGACGTGGTTTCTAAAATGAATACCGGTGGAAAGTACGACTCTAAAGCCTTTAAAAAATCGGTAGGATTAAATGGGGTTGGTACCAAAGCGGTGAATGCCTTATCGTCATTTTTTAGAGTAGAATCTACACGCGATAATAAATCCGCTTCCGCTGAATTTGAACAGGGAAATTTAATCAATCAAGAGTTATTAGACGATACAACGCGCCGAAAAGGAACGAAAGTGTCTTTTGTTCCCGACGACATCATTTTTAAAAACTATAAGTATAGAAATGAGTATATCGTTAAAATGCTTAAAAACTATGTGTATTTAAACCCAGGTTTAACCATCGTTTTTAATGGTGAAAAGTATTTTAGTGAGAATGGACTGAAAGATTTATTATCTGAAAACATTAACGAATCAGATAGAACATATCCCATCATTCACTTACGAGGAGATGATATTGAAGTGGCGATAACGCATAGTAAAACACAATACAGTGAAGAGTATCATTCGTTTGTAAACGGACAAAATACCACGCAGGGAGGTACGCACTTAAATGCATTTAGAGAGGCTTTGGTAAAGACGATTCGTGAGTTTTATGGCAAAAACTACGATGCTTCTGATGTTAGAAAATCTGTTGTAAGTGCCATTGCCATTAAAGTCATGGAGCCTGTTTTTGAAAGTCAGACGAAAACCAAATTAGGCTCTACGGATATGGGGGGCGATTTGCCAACCGTAAGAACCTATATCAATGACTTTTTAAAAACGCATTTAGACAACTACTTACATAAAAATCCAGATGCAGCAGAGAAGATTCAACGTAAAATTCTGCAAGCAGAAAGGGAGCGAAAAGAACTTTCAGGGATTCGAAAACTAGCAAAAGACCGTGCCAAATCTGCCAGTCTTCACAACAAAAAACTACGTGATTGCCGGGTGCATTTTGGAGACACAAAAAATGACCGTAGTTTAGAATCAACCTTGTTTATTACCGAGGGGGATTCAGCTTCCGGAAGTATCACTAAGTCACGCGATGTAAATACCCAAGCGGTTTTTAGCTTAAAAGGAAAACCTTTAAATTGTTATGGCTTAAGCAAGAAAATTGTTTACGAAAACGAAGAGTTTAACTTATTGCAAGCCGCTTTAAACATTGAGGAATCATTAGAGGACTTGCGTTATAACAATGTGGTTATTGCTACCGATGCCGATGTCGATGGGATGCACATTCGGTTACTTTTAATAACCTTCTTTTTGCAATTCTTCCCAGAAGTCATCAAGGAAGGCCATTTATACATTTTACAAACACCATTATTTAGGGTACGAAATAAAAAGGAAACCATTTATTGCTATTCAGAAGAAGAGCGAAGGGATGCCATAGAAAAATTAAAGCCAAAACCCGAAATAACCCGATTTAAAGGACTTGGAGAAATATCACCAGATGAGTTTGTGCATTTTATTGGAGAGAATATCCGTTTAGATCCCGTTATGTTAGATGATAATATGTCTATTGAAGATTTATTATCATTTTATATGGGGAAAAATACACCGACACGTCAAGAGTTTATTATAGACAATTTAAAAGTAGAATTAGATATTATAGAAGACAACTAA
- a CDS encoding DNA gyrase/topoisomerase IV subunit A, whose protein sequence is MIEDDNDLISGQDEPTETITRVTGMYKDWFLDYASYVILERAVPAIEDGFKPVQRRIMHSMKDLDDGRYNKVANIVGHTMQYHPHGDASIADAMVQIGQKDLLIDTQGNWGNILTGDSAAASRYIEARLSKFALDVVYNPKITEWQASYDGRRKEPVNLPVMFPLLLAQGGEGIAVGLSTKILPHNFIELIDASIKHLQGKRFTILPDFPTAGIADVSNYNDGLRGGRVRVRAKISQLDKNTLVITEIPFGTTTSSLIDSILKANDKGKIKIKKIEDNTAAEVEILIHLPSGLSPDKTIDALYAFTSCESSISPLGCVIEDNKPLFVGVTEMLRRSTDNTVQLLKQELEIRLGEFEEQWHFASLERIFIENRIYRDIEEEETWEGVISAIDKGLKPHIQHLKRPITVEDIERLTEIRIKRISKFDIDKAQQKIDALEEQIAEVKHHLEHLIDYAIAYFTRLKKEYGAGRERKTEIRTFDDVDATKVVIRNTKLYVNREEGFVGTSLRKDEYVCDCSDIDDIIVFTKEGKMMVTKVDSKTFVGKDIINVEVFDKKDNRTIYNMIYRDGKSGPSYIKRFSVTGITRDKEYDLTNGNKGSVVLYFSANPNGEAEVVSILLRQAGSIKKLKWDIDFADIIIKGRNSKGNLVTKYPVKKVELKEKGISTLKPRKIWFDDAVQRLNVDGRGELVGEFRGEDRILIINQKGVAKTIIPEVTTHFDSDMIVMEKWIPKKPISAIYFDGEKEKYFVKRFLIENENKEESFITNHDKSHLEIVSTDWIPMAEIEFTKERGKERKDNLIVNLEEFIAVKGITALGNQLTKEKVNQISLLEPLPYEAPEEVHADDLEVVDEEDVSLDLDESTEGDNQNRDDSNSESDDDRLDDKGQTKLF, encoded by the coding sequence ATGATTGAAGACGACAACGATTTAATTAGCGGACAAGACGAGCCAACTGAAACCATTACCCGTGTTACGGGTATGTATAAAGATTGGTTTTTAGATTATGCATCGTACGTTATATTAGAACGTGCTGTTCCCGCAATTGAAGACGGTTTTAAACCTGTACAACGCCGTATCATGCACTCTATGAAAGATTTAGATGATGGGCGTTATAACAAGGTCGCAAATATTGTGGGGCATACCATGCAATACCACCCGCATGGTGACGCTAGTATTGCCGATGCTATGGTGCAAATTGGTCAGAAAGATTTGTTAATAGACACCCAAGGAAACTGGGGAAACATTCTTACTGGCGATAGTGCGGCGGCATCGCGTTACATTGAGGCACGTTTGTCTAAATTTGCTTTAGATGTTGTTTACAATCCTAAAATAACCGAATGGCAAGCCTCTTACGATGGGCGTCGAAAGGAGCCAGTCAACTTGCCGGTGATGTTTCCGCTGTTGTTGGCGCAAGGAGGTGAAGGTATTGCGGTAGGACTTTCAACCAAAATATTGCCTCATAATTTTATCGAACTCATAGATGCTTCCATCAAGCATTTACAAGGAAAGCGGTTCACGATTTTACCCGATTTTCCCACTGCAGGCATCGCCGATGTTTCTAATTATAATGATGGTTTAAGAGGTGGGCGTGTACGTGTACGTGCCAAAATATCGCAGTTGGATAAAAATACCTTGGTTATTACCGAAATCCCCTTTGGAACAACCACATCATCACTTATAGATTCTATTTTAAAGGCGAATGATAAAGGTAAAATCAAGATTAAGAAGATTGAAGACAACACCGCTGCGGAGGTTGAAATTTTAATTCACTTACCTTCGGGGCTGTCTCCCGATAAAACCATCGATGCCTTGTATGCTTTTACAAGTTGCGAGTCGTCCATATCACCATTAGGTTGTGTTATTGAAGACAATAAACCGCTGTTCGTTGGTGTTACGGAAATGCTGCGTCGCTCCACCGATAATACCGTTCAGCTTTTAAAGCAAGAGCTGGAAATACGTTTAGGCGAATTTGAAGAGCAATGGCATTTTGCTTCTTTGGAACGTATTTTTATAGAGAACAGAATCTATCGAGATATTGAAGAGGAAGAAACATGGGAAGGCGTTATTAGTGCCATTGATAAAGGGCTGAAACCGCATATTCAACATTTAAAACGGCCCATTACCGTTGAGGATATTGAGCGTTTAACCGAAATAAGAATCAAACGTATTTCTAAATTCGATATCGATAAAGCACAGCAAAAAATTGATGCCTTAGAAGAACAAATTGCCGAAGTAAAGCACCATTTAGAACATCTTATCGATTATGCCATTGCATATTTTACAAGGCTTAAGAAAGAGTATGGTGCAGGGCGTGAACGTAAAACAGAAATCCGCACTTTTGATGATGTCGATGCCACTAAAGTCGTTATCAGAAATACCAAACTTTATGTAAATAGGGAAGAGGGCTTCGTTGGTACCTCGTTGCGAAAAGACGAGTATGTTTGTGATTGTAGCGATATAGACGATATTATTGTGTTTACCAAAGAGGGTAAAATGATGGTAACGAAAGTCGATTCAAAAACCTTTGTAGGGAAGGATATTATTAACGTAGAGGTTTTTGATAAAAAGGACAATCGTACCATTTACAATATGATTTATCGCGATGGAAAAAGTGGTCCATCGTACATAAAACGCTTTTCGGTTACTGGAATTACCCGCGATAAGGAATACGATTTAACCAACGGCAATAAAGGATCGGTAGTGCTGTATTTTTCAGCAAATCCCAATGGTGAAGCCGAGGTAGTTAGTATTTTACTGCGTCAAGCGGGAAGCATTAAAAAACTGAAGTGGGATATTGATTTTGCCGATATTATAATTAAAGGGAGAAATTCCAAAGGAAACTTAGTTACTAAATATCCTGTTAAAAAAGTAGAGCTAAAAGAGAAAGGTATTTCTACATTAAAACCACGAAAAATATGGTTTGATGACGCCGTACAACGCTTAAATGTTGATGGCAGGGGCGAGTTGGTTGGCGAGTTTAGAGGTGAAGACCGTATCTTAATCATCAACCAAAAAGGTGTGGCAAAAACCATCATACCAGAGGTGACGACCCATTTTGATAGTGATATGATTGTGATGGAAAAATGGATTCCTAAAAAACCGATATCAGCTATTTATTTTGATGGCGAAAAAGAAAAATATTTTGTAAAACGATTTTTGATTGAAAACGAAAATAAAGAAGAAAGCTTTATTACCAACCATGATAAATCGCATTTGGAAATTGTTTCAACCGACTGGATTCCCATGGCTGAAATTGAGTTTACCAAAGAACGAGGCAAAGAGCGAAAAGATAATTTAATTGTAAATTTAGAAGAATTTATTGCTGTTAAAGGTATTACAGCTTTAGGAAACCAATTAACAAAAGAGAAAGTAAACCAAATTAGTTTATTGGAACCGCTTCCTTATGAAGCACCAGAAGAAGTACACGCCGATGATTTAGAAGTGGTTGATGAAGAAGATGTTTCTTTAGATTTGGATGAAAGCACTGAGGGTGATAATCAAAATAGAGATGATTCTAATTCTGAGAGTGATGATGATAGACTAGATGATAAAGGACAAACGAAACTGTTTTAA
- a CDS encoding SRPBCC family protein has translation MPYVKVETIINADIKTCFNLARNIEIHQESLKHSDEIAVAGRTSGLIELSETVTWEAKHFGFVQHLTSKITEFKYPDYFVDEMVSGAFKSFRHEHHFKKVGKKTIMSDVFYFESPYGILGKLANWLFLEKYMANLLRTRNAFLKEKAESVVSGQ, from the coding sequence ATGCCTTACGTTAAAGTCGAAACCATTATTAATGCAGATATAAAAACGTGTTTTAATTTAGCGAGAAATATAGAGATTCATCAAGAATCTTTAAAACATTCAGATGAAATTGCTGTTGCAGGAAGAACTTCAGGTTTAATTGAGTTAAGCGAAACAGTTACTTGGGAAGCCAAACATTTTGGGTTTGTGCAGCATTTAACTTCAAAAATCACAGAATTTAAGTACCCAGATTATTTTGTAGATGAAATGGTTTCTGGAGCATTCAAATCATTTCGACACGAGCACCACTTCAAAAAAGTTGGTAAAAAAACAATTATGTCCGATGTTTTTTATTTCGAATCCCCTTATGGTATTTTGGGAAAATTAGCGAACTGGTTATTCTTGGAAAAGTATATGGCAAATCTTTTGCGAACAAGAAATGCATTTTTAAAAGAAAAAGCGGAATCTGTTGTCAGTGGTCAGTAG
- a CDS encoding DMT family transporter — MQSKKKFISGILIGILGIVLFSSKAVMVKLAYLYQVDALSLLLLRMLFSFPFYLVIAIIYSRKENPSVIVKRDYYWVVFFGLVGYYLSSYFDFVGLQYIKASLERIILFLYPTIIIIFNKLFLKKPINSTQALAIFLTYIGIVITFWGEVAISGTDTYLGGFFILLCAITYAAYLVGSGWLIPKFGVVKFTSYAMIVSCFCVFIHFGLFSNVDIFGLQWEVYMLGFLIAIFATVIPSYLVSESINRINSSNFAVIAGFGPISTIILAGIFLNEVLTLLQLFGALIVIFGILLVSLRRG, encoded by the coding sequence ATGCAATCAAAAAAGAAATTCATCTCCGGTATTTTAATAGGTATTTTAGGCATCGTCCTTTTTTCATCTAAAGCTGTCATGGTAAAATTGGCGTATCTATATCAAGTGGATGCGTTGAGTCTTTTGTTATTGCGTATGCTCTTTTCGTTTCCATTTTATTTGGTTATTGCTATTATATACAGCAGAAAAGAAAACCCTAGTGTTATTGTGAAAAGAGATTATTATTGGGTCGTGTTTTTTGGTTTGGTAGGTTACTATTTGTCTAGTTATTTCGATTTTGTAGGGTTGCAATATATTAAAGCGAGCTTAGAGCGTATCATCTTGTTTTTATATCCAACCATTATCATTATTTTCAACAAGTTATTTCTTAAAAAACCTATCAATTCAACACAGGCACTGGCTATATTTTTAACTTACATTGGTATTGTTATTACCTTTTGGGGCGAAGTGGCTATTTCTGGTACCGATACTTACTTAGGAGGGTTTTTCATTTTGCTTTGTGCCATTACTTATGCTGCTTATTTAGTGGGAAGCGGTTGGCTCATACCTAAGTTTGGTGTGGTTAAATTCACGTCCTATGCCATGATAGTTTCGTGCTTTTGTGTGTTTATTCATTTTGGTTTGTTTTCCAATGTAGACATTTTTGGTTTGCAATGGGAAGTGTATATGTTGGGTTTTTTAATAGCCATTTTTGCTACCGTTATTCCATCGTATTTGGTTTCTGAATCCATCAATCGCATCAATTCTTCAAATTTTGCAGTTATTGCTGGTTTTGGGCCTATTTCGACCATTATATTAGCAGGTATTTTTTTAAATGAAGTGCTTACATTGTTGCAGTTATTTGGTGCATTAATTGTTATTTTTGGTATCTTGCTGGTGTCTTTGAGGAGGGGTTAG
- a CDS encoding carboxypeptidase-like regulatory domain-containing protein codes for MKRFLLSMLTCLLFFNGMQYLNAQTTTAFIEIKGKIVDDDSNDALIFADIIIKDSNISTITNSDGEFALKIPDSLADKSVTFSHLGYQKKELKISELHTNSKIKLIPTITELNLVEIKTFKDAETLLRETLKNRSNAYNNENALMTAFYRETIKKRRKNASLSEAVVQIHKQPYSNFKNDAIELIKSRKSTNYSRLDTLALKLQGGPFSNLYTDIIKYPEYIFTNEDIALYEFSFGESTQVNNKPVYVINFKQKPGIKEPLYYGKLYIDSETLALTNAVFRLNVENKELSSDMYIRKKPRKVDVYPTEASYRVNYRTQNGKWHYAYSNILLTFKVNWKGKLFNSVYTLNSEMAITDWRITNPKLVKNKENMLKPTTILADETSGFKDPAFWGKYNIIEPEKSIEAAIEKIKKQLKRT; via the coding sequence ATGAAACGCTTTTTACTTTCCATGCTTACATGCCTTCTTTTTTTTAATGGCATGCAGTATCTCAATGCGCAAACTACAACAGCTTTTATAGAAATTAAAGGAAAAATTGTAGATGATGACTCTAACGATGCCTTAATTTTTGCCGACATCATTATTAAAGATTCAAACATTAGTACCATAACAAATTCCGATGGTGAGTTTGCTTTAAAAATACCTGATTCACTTGCCGATAAATCAGTGACATTTTCTCATTTAGGATATCAAAAAAAGGAACTAAAAATTTCTGAATTACATACGAATTCAAAAATCAAACTCATTCCTACAATTACAGAATTGAATTTGGTAGAAATTAAAACTTTTAAGGATGCCGAAACCTTATTACGGGAAACTTTAAAAAACAGAAGCAATGCTTATAATAATGAAAACGCATTAATGACTGCTTTTTACAGAGAAACCATTAAAAAGAGACGAAAAAATGCTTCATTATCGGAAGCCGTTGTACAAATACATAAACAGCCTTACAGCAATTTTAAAAATGATGCTATCGAACTTATAAAATCGAGAAAAAGTACCAATTACTCCAGATTGGATACATTAGCTTTAAAACTTCAGGGAGGTCCCTTTAGTAATTTATACACCGATATTATAAAATACCCAGAATATATATTTACGAATGAAGACATTGCTTTATACGAATTCAGCTTTGGCGAATCGACCCAAGTGAATAACAAACCCGTATATGTTATCAATTTTAAACAAAAACCAGGTATTAAAGAACCTTTGTACTACGGCAAACTTTATATAGATTCCGAAACTTTAGCATTAACCAATGCTGTTTTTAGACTTAATGTTGAAAACAAAGAATTATCCAGCGACATGTATATTCGGAAGAAACCAAGAAAAGTAGATGTATATCCTACCGAAGCCTCTTACCGTGTTAACTACCGTACCCAAAATGGAAAATGGCATTATGCCTACAGCAATATTTTACTAACTTTTAAGGTTAATTGGAAAGGTAAATTATTTAATAGCGTATACACCTTAAACAGTGAAATGGCTATTACCGATTGGCGTATTACCAACCCGAAATTAGTTAAAAACAAAGAAAACATGCTAAAACCAACTACTATTTTAGCAGATGAAACTTCAGGTTTTAAAGACCCCGCCTTTTGGGGTAAATATAATATTATTGAACCTGAAAAGTCTATTGAAGCTGCCATAGAAAAAATTAAAAAGCAGTTAAAACGTACCTAA